DNA sequence from the Aptenodytes patagonicus chromosome 13, bAptPat1.pri.cur, whole genome shotgun sequence genome:
AAGGAGGGTGATGGGGACAGCGCAGGGAGCCATGGGGACCTTCAGGAGGCCACTTGgagccccctcccctgctccccagaTCCTGCCCTGGCGATGTGCCGCCACCACCGCCTTTTCCAATCCCTGGGTACAAAAAAGTCTGCAGAAGGGACGAGGGGACACCACCGCGGCAGAGCCAGCCCGTCCCCGAGCTTCTGACCCGCCGGGCAGCCAGCACTGCGGCCACCGGCCGAAGCCTGGAGCACAGCTCCCGGCTGGGAGGGGACCAGTCCCTCCGGCCGGGGCTCCGGGGCCAGCgcgcggggcagggcaggggggacaggggctgccaggggctgccagcGGCTGCGGCTGGGACACACGACGACACACAGACAGGGACACTTGCTACATCAATGGCTGCCAGCACCTCCCGCGGTGGGGAGGCAGCCGGGGCTGCTGGGGGTCCCGAGCTGCcggcgacccccccccccccggctccccatCACCGGCCCGGTGCccacctccccatcccctcccggTCCCCACCAGCGGGGCAGGGACCGGTGGAAGGGGGCAAATCACCGCCCACCCAAACCTCCCCAAAGGCCTCCTCCACGGTGTGGGGTCATCGGCCTTCCCTCGCCCCGGCTGGGGGCTGGGCACGGGGTGGGGGAGAGCCGGTGGGCACTGGCTGCCccggaccccccccacccctgggcaGTGGCCCCCCACCcacgctgccccctcccccccagctcttcctccccataTTGGGAGACCCTTCTTTGTGCCACCCTGGGGGGAGTCTTGGAGGGGGCAGCGCGGCCGTGGCAGGGGCCGGCGGCACCAACGTCCTCCCCGGCAGCGAGCGGTGCCCTTGGCCGGGCTCCTGCCGCCGGCCTCACCCGGGCGGGGTGTAGGGGATCAGCATCCTCGGCGCTACGGAGCGCAACCAGTtttgtccttttcctctttgtttttcttttctttttttgctttgggagACCCGGAGCCTGGTCCCGGCTCGCACCACCGCCACGAGCAACCCCCTCCCCCATCCTTGTccctggggcggggggacgggacgggcggCCGCCGCGTGCCACCCCGGTGCCGTCAGACGCAGATCTCTATTGCTGTGGCCAGGACCATCTGCCCTTTGCCTTTGTCCTGCCGTCCGTCtgtcctgctcgccgtccccgggGGGGCCGCGCTCGGCTCGGAGCCGCGGGGTCCGCTCCCTTCGGTCAGGACGGTCCTCTTGagcggggctggggtgcaggagcCGGCCGCCTCGTGGCGATGGGGACCGGCCGGGAGCTTGTCCCCGGCGTGCTTGCGGGAGCGGTAGGAGGGTCGGCGCCGCACCTCGGCCATCAGGTCGCACTTGATGAAGTAGAAGACCTCCTTGACGGGACAGCGCTTCTCGGGGTCGAGGGCCAGCAGGCGCTGGAACATGCGCAGGGCGCTGTCCGTGAAGCGCCGCCACTGCGAGGGCAGCCCCCCCAGCCGCCCCTTCTGCCACCGCACAAACTCCTCGAAGAAGGCGTCGgaagccgccgccgcctcccagGGGAAGTTACCGGTGAGGACGCAGAAGATGAGCACCCCGAAAGCCCAGACGTCGATGCTGGTGTCCACGGCAAAGCCCTCCGCCCGGCCGGCTTGGCAGACCTCGGGCGCCGTGTAGGGGATGGTGCCGCTGATGCGCTTGACCCGGCAGCCCACCTTGCGGGTCATGCCGAAGTCGGCCAGTTTGACGCGGCGGCAGTCGCGATCGAAAAGCAGGACGTTCTCCGGTTTGATGTCCCGGTGCACCAGGCTCTTGCTGTGCATGTAGTCGAGGGCCAGGCCCAGCTGCTGCACGCAGCGCTTCACCAGCTCCTCGGGGAGCCCCACCTGTGGGCGCGGGGACACGGCGTCAGCCACCCGCCACCGAACCCCGTGGTGATCCTACCCAGCTCGGGGACCACCATATCTGTATGTCGTTACACATCCGACGCGGTCGCGGCTGCTTTTATCTGGGGTGCTCTCTGCGGCAGGGAGACAGGTGGTGGGTCCCGGGCCCCCCTAGGGACAAGTGATGGGTCTCAGGACCCCCAGGGG
Encoded proteins:
- the SBK1 gene encoding serine/threonine-protein kinase SBK1 isoform X2, whose translation is MSAGSIEQEPSRKLACCGVPLITEDMQSLAIRTLSGTDISKHYDLIRELGKGTYGKVDLVSHKSTGTKMALKFVNKSKTKLKNFLREFSITNTLSSSPFIIKVFDVVFETEDCYVFAQEYAPGGDLFDIIPPQVGLPEELVKRCVQQLGLALDYMHSKSLVHRDIKPENVLLFDRDCRRVKLADFGMTRKVGCRVKRISGTIPYTAPEVCQAGRAEGFAVDTSIDVWAFGVLIFCVLTGNFPWEAAAASDAFFEEFVRWQKGRLGGLPSQWRRFTDSALRMFQRLLALDPEKRCPVKEVFYFIKCDLMAEVRRRPSYRSRKHAGDKLPAGPHRHEAAGSCTPAPLKRTVLTEGSGPRGSEPSAAPPGTASRTDGRQDKGKGQMVLATAIEICV
- the SBK1 gene encoding serine/threonine-protein kinase SBK1 isoform X1, whose amino-acid sequence is MDSFCFICFQKEELQPLHLHSTAMSAGSIEQEPSRKLACCGVPLITEDMQSLAIRTLSGTDISKHYDLIRELGKGTYGKVDLVSHKSTGTKMALKFVNKSKTKLKNFLREFSITNTLSSSPFIIKVFDVVFETEDCYVFAQEYAPGGDLFDIIPPQVGLPEELVKRCVQQLGLALDYMHSKSLVHRDIKPENVLLFDRDCRRVKLADFGMTRKVGCRVKRISGTIPYTAPEVCQAGRAEGFAVDTSIDVWAFGVLIFCVLTGNFPWEAAAASDAFFEEFVRWQKGRLGGLPSQWRRFTDSALRMFQRLLALDPEKRCPVKEVFYFIKCDLMAEVRRRPSYRSRKHAGDKLPAGPHRHEAAGSCTPAPLKRTVLTEGSGPRGSEPSAAPPGTASRTDGRQDKGKGQMVLATAIEICV